In Actinoplanes derwentensis, the following proteins share a genomic window:
- a CDS encoding response regulator transcription factor, producing MTVADSAARPSRVLVVDDEPNISALLSATLRLVAFDVRVAESGHGALLAVQEFEPDLIVLDVMLPDLDGIEVARRLRAAGHRVPVLFLTARDAVEDRILGLSAGADDYVTKPFSLEEVVLRIRAILRRSQPEEQEDTGVLRYADLELDEDAHEVRRSGRLIELSPTEFNLLRYLMINAGRVVSKAQILDRVWKYDFGGDGRIVESYVYYLRRKIDRTDPPLIHTVRGVGYALRLPRNGEE from the coding sequence CTGACAGTGGCCGACTCCGCGGCACGGCCGTCCCGTGTCCTGGTCGTCGACGACGAGCCGAACATCTCCGCGCTGCTCAGCGCGACACTGCGGCTGGTCGCCTTCGATGTGCGGGTCGCCGAGTCGGGGCACGGAGCTCTTCTGGCGGTGCAGGAGTTCGAGCCGGATCTGATCGTCCTGGACGTGATGCTTCCGGACCTCGACGGGATCGAGGTGGCCCGGCGGTTGCGTGCCGCCGGACATCGGGTCCCGGTCCTGTTCCTCACGGCCAGAGACGCGGTGGAGGATCGCATCCTGGGACTGTCGGCCGGCGCGGATGACTACGTCACCAAGCCGTTCAGTCTCGAGGAGGTCGTGCTACGGATACGCGCGATCCTGCGCCGCAGCCAGCCGGAGGAGCAGGAGGACACCGGGGTCCTGCGGTACGCGGACCTGGAACTGGACGAGGACGCCCACGAGGTGCGGCGCTCGGGCCGGCTGATCGAGTTGTCGCCGACCGAGTTCAACCTGCTGCGCTACCTGATGATCAACGCGGGCCGGGTGGTCAGCAAGGCACAGATCCTGGACCGGGTGTGGAAGTACGACTTCGGGGGCGACGGCCGCATCGTGGAGTCCTACGTCTACTACCTGCGTCGCAAGATCGACCGGACCGATCCGCCGCTGATCCACACGGTGCGGGGAGTGGGGTACGCCCTGCGTCTGCCTCGAAACGGCGAGGAGTGA